One genomic segment of Candidatus Angelobacter sp. includes these proteins:
- a CDS encoding co-chaperone GroES, with protein sequence DIIEPIGKRVVVRKDDNKRETRSGIVLPDSHEIPVITGRVIAVGKAIENDEDQTIRQYDKVLFDPREAIPVELEHDNRLFVVHIDKVLAIFRRSGAAANGKKPADEATDAD encoded by the coding sequence ACGACATCATCGAACCCATCGGAAAGCGGGTGGTTGTCCGCAAGGATGACAACAAGCGGGAAACCCGCAGCGGCATCGTCCTCCCCGACAGCCACGAAATCCCCGTCATCACCGGCCGGGTGATCGCCGTCGGCAAGGCGATCGAAAACGATGAGGACCAGACCATCCGCCAGTATGATAAGGTTCTGTTCGACCCCCGCGAAGCGATTCCCGTGGAATTGGAGCACGACAATCGCCTGTTCGTGGTGCATATTGACAAGGTGCTTGCGATTTTCCGGCGCTCGGGCGCCGCAGCGAATGGGAAAAAACCCGCAGACGAAGCAACCGACGCAGACTGA